AGATCCGCACGTACACCCCCGTCTCGCTCGCCGAGGGCGGACTCCGGTCGACGGCGATTACGAACCGTTCGGGACGGTGGTCGTCGCGGCGGGCGCCCACACGAAACGGGTCCTCGAGGAAGCGGGCCGCCCGATCGCGATGAAACCCTATCGTGTGCAGGCGCTCGTCCTCGACGCCGCGCTCGAGACGCCGATGGGCTACGACGCGACCGCCGGGTTTTACTTCCGACCCCATCCCGACGGGCTGCTCGTGGGCGACGGCACCGAGGCGGTAGAGAGCGATCCCGACGAGTGGGACCGGGAGGCCGACGAGACGTTCGTCGCGTCGGCGCTCGCCCGGACGAGCGGCCGGTTCGACCTCCCGGAGTCGGCCGTCGAACGCGCGTGGGCGGGGCTGTGTACGGCGACGCCCGACGGAAACCCCTTACTCGGCTGGCTCTCCTCGGACCTGTACGTCGCGACGGGCTGGCAGGGCCACGGCTTCATGCGCGCGCCGGCGATCGGAGAACGGATCGCACGGGAACTGCGTGGCGGGTCGGGGATCGACGCCTTCGACCCGACGCGAGTCGACGGCGACGAGGAGTTCCCGATCGTCGAGGGGTCGTCGTTTTAGTTACCGCTCGGTTCGTCGCCGTCGTCGATCCCGTCCGGAGCGTCGCTTTCGGGCTCGTCGTCGGTGGACGTCTGGGCCCCGATGTCGATCGGCGCGCCGTCCTCGTCCTCGATCGTGACCGTCGTCGCCTCGTCGTCGCCCTTCGGGATCCGGACGTGAAGCGTGCCGGCGTCCTTCAGCGTCGCAGTGGCGCGCTCGGCGTCGATCGACGCGTCGTCGGGAAGCCTGATACGGCCGTCGAGCGAGAGGCCGCGGCCGGGCAGGCGCATCTCGAAGCCGTCATGGAACTCCCGGAACCGCTCCA
This window of the Halalkalicoccus subterraneus genome carries:
- a CDS encoding Hsp20/alpha crystallin family protein → MKVWEIGRSVGNRVAESVGRVASRVQESRPLAVDLLESDEAYLAIFDAPGVSAGDVQVRFVNGEVRVRLERFREFHDGFEMRLPGRGLSLDGRIRLPDDASIDAERATATLKDAGTLHVRIPKGDDEATTVTIEDEDGAPIDIGAQTSTDDEPESDAPDGIDDGDEPSGN